The proteins below are encoded in one region of Planctomycetia bacterium:
- a CDS encoding DUF1501 domain-containing protein, whose translation MRDRIQRLSRTPISRRAALQAGTLGLLGLSIPRLAELRAANATAPPAKACIYIFLSGGLSQLDSFDLKPAAPDSIRGEFQPIATRTPGLQICEHLPRLAARSEHWALCRSLTHTSNDHSAGHLIMLTGRSEVPPGFDPTRPLPTDWPSLAAIAGDAIPARGPLPSSIVLPERLVHNTGRVIPGQFAGQMGPSRDPWFIEASPFHTQSYGAFPEFAFDHQERGAADARTFQSPHLSPPPGINMERLSGRFGLLTQLDEQCQHIDRTAATGAYDRQREAAASLLTAPHVRQAFDVTQADEATQERYGRHSFGWSLLMARRLVEAGVSLVQVNLGNNETWDTHGDAFPHLKDKLLPPTDQALSALLDDLAASGLLDSTLVVMAGEFGRTPKISHLSQFYKYAGRDHWGAVQTVFFAGGGVKGGHALGASDRQAAFPAEAPQTPESLAATIYHALGIPQDALWHDKLGRPFSVYHGEPMMELF comes from the coding sequence ATGCGGGACCGTATTCAACGATTGTCGCGGACTCCGATCTCGCGCCGCGCCGCCTTGCAGGCGGGCACGTTGGGGCTGCTGGGACTCAGCATTCCGCGCCTCGCCGAGTTGCGCGCCGCCAACGCGACTGCGCCACCTGCGAAGGCCTGCATCTATATCTTTCTTTCCGGCGGGCTCTCGCAGCTTGATAGCTTCGACCTGAAGCCCGCGGCCCCGGATTCGATTCGGGGCGAGTTTCAGCCCATTGCCACGCGAACACCGGGCCTGCAAATCTGCGAGCATTTGCCTCGCCTCGCCGCGCGCAGCGAACATTGGGCGCTCTGCCGTTCTTTGACGCACACCTCGAACGACCATTCGGCCGGGCATTTGATCATGCTCACCGGACGTTCAGAAGTGCCGCCGGGCTTCGACCCCACGCGGCCGCTGCCGACCGATTGGCCGTCGCTGGCCGCGATCGCTGGCGATGCGATCCCGGCGCGCGGTCCGCTCCCTTCGTCGATCGTGCTGCCGGAACGCTTGGTCCATAACACGGGGCGCGTGATTCCAGGCCAATTCGCCGGACAGATGGGCCCGTCGCGCGATCCTTGGTTCATCGAGGCGTCGCCGTTTCATACGCAATCGTACGGGGCGTTTCCCGAATTTGCGTTCGATCATCAGGAGCGCGGCGCGGCCGACGCGCGCACGTTCCAATCTCCGCATCTCTCGCCGCCGCCGGGAATTAATATGGAGCGGCTTTCCGGCCGCTTCGGTTTGCTCACGCAGCTTGACGAGCAATGCCAGCACATCGATCGCACGGCGGCCACCGGTGCGTATGATCGGCAGCGCGAGGCGGCTGCGTCGCTCCTGACCGCGCCGCACGTGCGACAGGCGTTCGACGTCACGCAAGCCGACGAAGCAACGCAAGAGCGCTACGGCCGACATTCTTTCGGCTGGTCGCTGTTGATGGCGCGGCGATTGGTCGAGGCCGGCGTATCGCTTGTGCAAGTCAATCTCGGTAACAACGAAACCTGGGATACGCACGGCGACGCCTTCCCGCATCTGAAGGACAAATTGCTCCCGCCGACGGATCAGGCCCTCTCCGCTTTGCTCGATGATCTGGCCGCGAGCGGATTGCTCGATTCGACGCTCGTCGTCATGGCCGGCGAGTTCGGCCGCACGCCGAAGATCAGCCATCTATCGCAGTTCTACAAATACGCCGGGCGCGATCACTGGGGCGCCGTGCAGACGGTCTTCTTCGCTGGCGGCGGAGTGAAAGGCGGCCACGCCCTCGGCGCGTCCGATCGCCAGGCCGCTTTCCCAGCCGAAGCGCCGCAAACGCCGGAATCGCTGGCCGCGACGATCTATCATGCGTTAGGCATTCCTCAGGATGCCTTGTGGCATGACAAACTCGGGCGACCGTTTTCGGTGTATCACGGCGAGCCGATGATGGAGTTGTTTTGA
- a CDS encoding biopolymer transporter Tol, translating into MSRRFALCSFVFASLIASLATSRAFAQDAASIESQQLSNIRQVTQGMVKAGEGYFSPDGSKIIYQAVPSGYPFYQIYTQPLAGGEPQLLSTGRGRTTCSYFSPDGKGILFASSHLDPKLDETETAALQQQAEDKASGRRRRYQWDFDPYSEIFAADLDGKNLHRLTDAQGYDAEGAYSQDGKLIAFCSDRDGDPDLYLMDADGGNLRQLTNAPGYDGGPFISPDGKWVVFRSDRKQKDFLQIYVIGIDGEHERALTDTVGVNWAPYWHPTEPYLIWTGADHSDPNARPNYDLWLMKYEVAKDGIHPGPITRITDNAAADVLPVFSPDGKQLMWTSNRTDDRESQLFIADFVLP; encoded by the coding sequence ATGTCCCGCCGATTTGCCCTCTGCAGTTTCGTTTTTGCTTCGCTGATCGCTAGCTTGGCGACATCCCGTGCTTTCGCCCAGGACGCTGCCTCGATTGAATCTCAGCAGCTTTCCAACATCCGCCAAGTGACCCAGGGCATGGTCAAGGCTGGCGAAGGCTACTTTTCGCCGGACGGATCGAAAATCATTTACCAGGCGGTGCCGTCGGGCTATCCCTTTTATCAGATCTACACGCAGCCCCTGGCCGGCGGGGAACCCCAGTTGCTGAGCACCGGTCGAGGGCGCACGACGTGCAGCTACTTCTCGCCGGATGGCAAGGGGATTCTGTTCGCTTCGAGCCATCTGGATCCGAAGTTGGATGAAACCGAAACGGCCGCACTTCAACAACAGGCCGAAGACAAAGCCAGCGGACGTCGTCGCCGTTACCAATGGGACTTCGATCCGTACTCCGAAATCTTCGCCGCCGATCTGGATGGCAAAAATCTGCACCGCCTGACGGACGCGCAAGGCTACGACGCGGAGGGCGCGTACTCCCAGGACGGCAAACTCATCGCCTTTTGCAGTGACCGCGACGGCGATCCGGACTTGTACCTCATGGACGCCGACGGCGGCAACCTGCGACAACTCACCAATGCACCCGGCTACGACGGCGGGCCGTTCATCTCGCCGGACGGCAAATGGGTCGTCTTCCGCAGCGATCGCAAGCAAAAAGACTTCCTGCAGATCTACGTGATCGGCATCGACGGCGAGCACGAACGCGCGCTCACGGATACCGTGGGCGTCAACTGGGCGCCGTACTGGCATCCGACCGAGCCGTACCTGATCTGGACCGGCGCCGATCATAGCGACCCGAATGCGCGGCCCAACTACGACCTCTGGCTGATGAAATACGAAGTCGCCAAGGACGGCATTCATCCCGGCCCGATCACCCGAATCACCGACAACGCCGCGGCCGACGTGCTGCCGGTCTTTTCACCGGACGGCAAGCAACTCATGTGGACCAGCAACCGCACAGACGACCGCGAAAGCCAACTATTCATCGCGGACTTCGTGCTGCCGTAG
- the queA gene encoding tRNA preQ1(34) S-adenosylmethionine ribosyltransferase-isomerase QueA translates to MDELDQYEYTLPKDLIAQQPASRRVDARLMVVRRAQGEIEHHHIRDLPQLLQAPDCLVLNDTRVVPARLIGRRAMTGGRWEGLFLADDGQGLWQILGKTRGKLTPGESIQLTNAHGLDDIDLVLIEKRDNGIWIARPRSSEATLPLLERVGRIPLPHYIREGAALDDDIERYQTVFARHAGSAAAPTAGLHFSRELLEQLESQGVSSVRVTLHVGLDTFRPVTVTSLAEHKMHSEWGRIEADAVEKLRATRERGGRVVAVGTTATRVLETAARSGELAAWTGHTELFIRPPFAFHAVNALLTNFHLPRTTLLVLVRTFGGDALLKRAYEEAIRERYRFYSYGDAMLVV, encoded by the coding sequence GTGGACGAGCTCGACCAATACGAATACACGCTTCCGAAGGACTTGATCGCGCAGCAACCAGCGTCGCGGCGCGTCGATGCGCGGTTGATGGTGGTGCGCCGGGCGCAGGGAGAAATCGAGCATCACCACATTCGCGATTTACCGCAGTTACTCCAGGCCCCCGACTGCCTGGTATTGAACGACACTCGCGTCGTGCCGGCGCGACTGATCGGCCGGCGCGCTATGACCGGCGGGCGCTGGGAGGGTTTGTTCCTGGCCGACGACGGACAAGGACTCTGGCAAATCCTCGGCAAAACGCGCGGCAAGCTCACGCCCGGCGAGTCGATCCAGTTGACCAATGCGCACGGTCTGGACGACATCGATCTGGTGCTAATCGAAAAACGCGACAACGGCATTTGGATTGCACGGCCGCGCTCGTCGGAAGCGACATTGCCGCTGTTGGAACGCGTGGGCCGCATCCCGTTGCCACACTACATCCGCGAAGGAGCGGCTCTCGACGATGACATCGAGCGCTATCAAACCGTATTCGCCAGGCACGCCGGCTCTGCCGCCGCGCCGACCGCCGGCCTACATTTCAGCCGTGAGCTGCTTGAGCAACTCGAATCGCAAGGCGTTTCATCAGTTCGCGTCACCTTGCACGTGGGCTTGGACACCTTTCGTCCGGTGACGGTGACTTCGCTGGCCGAACACAAGATGCACAGCGAATGGGGCCGTATCGAAGCCGACGCCGTGGAAAAACTCCGCGCCACGCGCGAACGCGGCGGCCGAGTCGTCGCCGTCGGCACCACCGCCACACGCGTCCTGGAAACCGCCGCCCGCTCCGGCGAACTCGCAGCCTGGACTGGCCACACAGAGCTTTTCATCCGCCCGCCGTTTGCGTTTCATGCGGTGAACGCGCTCTTAACCAACTTCCACCTGCCGCGCACCACGCTATTGGTGCTCGTCCGTACCTTCGGCGGCGATGCACTATTGAAGCGTGCTTACGAAGAAGCGATTCGCGAGCGGTATCGGTTTTACAGTTATGGGGACGCGATGCTGGTGGTGTGA
- a CDS encoding aminopeptidase has translation MLDPRIDRLADILLTHSCELKPGENVLIEAFDLPDPTLVCRLVEKASKLGARPLVSLKNNLVLRSLYKSGTAANISLAGELERGRMEKMQAYIGIRGAANSSQFADVPIEQMDLYQKHWWHPVHSEVRVPKTKWVVLRYPTDSMAQSANMSSAAFEDFYFNVCTADYAQMAEDLKPLVKRMEAADKVRIVSPGTDLSFSIKDIPVRPCSGQRNIPDGECFTAPIRDSVNGVIRYNTPSRYQGTVFDQIEFEFKAGKIVRATANETEKINKILDADDGARYIGEWSIGCNNFVRAPMLDTLFDEKIGGSIHLTPGNAYDECDNGNKSRVHWDLVLIQTPAYGGGEIYFDGELVRKDGRFLPADLQGLNAGL, from the coding sequence ATGCTCGACCCGCGGATTGACCGGCTGGCGGATATTCTGCTCACGCATAGTTGCGAATTGAAGCCGGGTGAGAACGTGCTGATCGAGGCTTTCGATCTGCCGGACCCGACGCTGGTTTGCCGGCTCGTCGAGAAGGCTTCGAAGCTTGGCGCGCGGCCGCTGGTGTCGCTCAAGAATAACCTCGTGCTCCGCTCGCTCTACAAGTCCGGCACGGCCGCCAATATCAGCCTCGCGGGCGAACTGGAACGCGGGCGGATGGAAAAGATGCAGGCCTACATCGGCATCCGCGGCGCGGCCAACAGCAGCCAGTTCGCCGATGTGCCGATCGAGCAAATGGACCTCTATCAGAAACACTGGTGGCACCCGGTCCACAGCGAAGTCCGCGTGCCGAAGACGAAATGGGTCGTGCTCCGCTACCCGACTGACTCCATGGCGCAATCCGCCAACATGAGCAGCGCCGCGTTCGAGGATTTTTACTTCAACGTCTGCACCGCCGACTACGCCCAGATGGCCGAGGACCTGAAGCCGCTCGTGAAGCGGATGGAAGCCGCGGACAAGGTGCGCATCGTCAGCCCCGGCACCGATCTTTCATTCTCGATCAAAGACATTCCCGTCCGCCCCTGTTCGGGCCAACGGAATATCCCGGACGGCGAGTGCTTTACCGCGCCGATCCGCGACAGCGTGAACGGTGTGATCCGTTACAACACGCCGTCGCGCTACCAAGGCACGGTCTTCGATCAGATCGAATTCGAGTTCAAGGCCGGCAAGATCGTCCGCGCCACGGCCAACGAGACTGAGAAAATCAACAAGATTCTCGACGCCGACGACGGCGCCCGGTACATCGGCGAATGGTCGATCGGCTGCAACAACTTCGTCCGCGCGCCGATGCTGGACACGCTGTTCGACGAAAAGATCGGCGGCTCCATCCACCTCACGCCCGGCAACGCCTACGACGAGTGCGACAACGGCAACAAGAGCCGCGTCCACTGGGACCTGGTGCTGATCCAAACGCCCGCCTATGGCGGCGGAGAAATTTATTTTGATGGCGAATTGGTGCGCAAGGATGGACGCTTCTTGCCAGCCGACTTGCAGGGTCTGAATGCTGGACTGTAG